The following are encoded together in the Streptomyces asoensis genome:
- a CDS encoding FG-GAP repeat domain-containing protein: MPRHGSVRLRLVAASAVLAAGLTPLLPSTALADTPQETVVPATVRDSYLSASLYSRSTYSGHDGAGAQGVFHTLEDKGLVWTRYADGESVPVTRPAGITGTYAAGGDVLAYEYGGGEIGLWDAATGTTRTLRAPDGLDPVTAYRDLAVAYRAVQDENGKAWREMHLLVPEADGTTRDVPVTGVPEGVNLGRPAGGDENGLLFLADKGGQFLTVMVDRRTGEVRSWTTPGPKVYLDAQVTSGHVVLFNAGEPTVQVYSRSDLSAAPAQLTLTGRGLNPVQDLAVVGDWLVYRPSAGVTVHGQSLAGGPPVTLLATAYSGMSAASDGSAVAVGRTSVALDDWGIRRIQPGPDGSPVVTQVKVLPKPPTVIKGLSLDQGRLAAAYEATTTGRSIRARSVAPTGTPFFGAETGSGGVESCPSDDAACSPVRSMGDGTTVRLSHVTEQLDRITVKSWHVDVPAGGRITDVSGRYLLFTSAGGQYVYKPGDIYFQPVTRAPGAAALSGSTLWTPGAAPGSVVPFDLATGRGGTPVTTDAGCVPTALQAVGRWLYWACDGRAGVYDRTAGASVAVPAGEAGLGDGFVVTHDRQNGKLVLTTVTGAVPASRVIGDLPDTGISQRDVRWTVDESGSNAAYVDDLQRVHLVPSGVAQQPLRLLDPTRKAAETSPGYHTLTTALLSKPAAGWVLKVRSKATGKTVGGTDGGAVRGELNVDWDPGSTLPNGRYDWTLSVTPADGVGAPLELSGEVRLLRGTAVRHDYAGPQAFPDGTGDLLALTSSGTITFRQGDGKGAFPSALSAGGWPAGILPVPAGDMTGDRCNDVLVRLTNGGLRLYRPVCGTALKPTTPYTTLGTTGWTQFDVLTSPGDLTKDGRPDLIARNPKTGAVYLYKGTGAGKLAAPVKLYDNWKSYKKIIGVGDLNGDGVGDLLAQDTSDNLYRYIGKGNGTFTARVKLFTKWGASYNAVVGAGDITGDGKADLVARDTAGGLYRLPGTGTGTFGARVKIGAGWQSYKGIF; encoded by the coding sequence TTGCCTCGTCATGGCTCCGTACGCCTGCGCCTCGTCGCCGCCTCCGCCGTCCTGGCGGCGGGACTGACCCCGCTGCTGCCCTCCACGGCGCTCGCGGACACACCGCAGGAGACGGTGGTACCGGCGACGGTGCGTGACTCCTACCTCTCGGCCTCGCTCTACAGCCGGTCGACCTACAGCGGCCACGACGGCGCCGGGGCCCAGGGCGTCTTCCACACGCTGGAGGACAAGGGGTTGGTCTGGACGCGCTATGCGGACGGCGAGTCCGTACCCGTGACCCGTCCGGCCGGGATCACCGGCACCTACGCGGCCGGCGGCGACGTGCTCGCCTACGAGTACGGCGGCGGTGAGATCGGCCTGTGGGACGCGGCCACCGGCACCACGCGCACCCTGCGGGCACCCGACGGCCTGGACCCGGTCACGGCCTACCGCGATCTGGCGGTCGCCTACCGCGCGGTGCAGGACGAGAACGGCAAGGCCTGGCGGGAGATGCACCTGTTGGTCCCGGAGGCCGACGGCACCACACGGGACGTGCCGGTCACCGGAGTGCCCGAGGGAGTGAACCTCGGCAGGCCCGCGGGCGGTGACGAGAACGGGCTGCTGTTCCTGGCCGACAAGGGCGGGCAGTTCCTGACGGTCATGGTCGACCGGCGCACGGGCGAGGTGCGCAGCTGGACCACGCCGGGTCCCAAGGTCTATCTCGACGCCCAGGTCACCTCCGGCCACGTCGTCCTCTTCAACGCCGGCGAGCCCACCGTCCAGGTGTACTCCCGCTCCGACCTGTCCGCCGCGCCCGCCCAGCTCACGCTGACGGGGCGGGGCCTGAACCCGGTGCAGGACCTCGCGGTGGTCGGTGACTGGCTGGTGTACCGGCCCAGCGCGGGAGTGACGGTCCACGGGCAGTCCCTCGCGGGCGGCCCCCCGGTGACCCTGCTCGCCACGGCGTACTCCGGCATGTCCGCGGCGTCCGACGGCAGCGCCGTGGCGGTGGGGCGCACCTCCGTCGCGCTCGACGACTGGGGGATCCGGCGCATCCAGCCCGGTCCGGACGGCAGCCCTGTCGTCACGCAGGTCAAGGTGCTGCCCAAGCCGCCGACCGTGATCAAGGGGCTGTCCCTGGACCAGGGGCGTCTGGCGGCCGCCTACGAGGCCACCACGACCGGCCGGTCCATCAGGGCCCGCAGTGTCGCGCCGACGGGCACCCCGTTCTTCGGCGCCGAAACCGGCTCCGGGGGCGTCGAGAGCTGTCCGTCCGACGACGCCGCCTGTTCTCCGGTACGCAGCATGGGCGACGGGACGACCGTCCGGCTGAGCCACGTCACGGAGCAACTCGACCGGATCACCGTGAAGTCGTGGCACGTCGACGTCCCGGCCGGTGGACGGATCACCGACGTCTCGGGCCGGTACCTGCTCTTCACGTCTGCCGGTGGGCAGTACGTGTACAAGCCCGGTGACATCTACTTCCAGCCCGTCACCCGCGCCCCCGGCGCCGCCGCCCTCTCGGGCAGCACCCTGTGGACCCCTGGTGCGGCTCCCGGCAGCGTCGTGCCCTTCGACCTGGCCACCGGCCGCGGCGGCACGCCCGTCACCACCGACGCGGGCTGCGTCCCCACCGCCCTCCAGGCCGTGGGCCGCTGGCTGTACTGGGCCTGCGACGGCCGTGCGGGCGTGTACGACCGCACGGCGGGTGCTTCCGTGGCCGTACCGGCCGGTGAGGCCGGGCTGGGGGACGGGTTCGTCGTCACGCACGACAGGCAGAACGGGAAGCTGGTCCTCACCACCGTGACCGGTGCGGTCCCCGCGAGCCGGGTGATCGGTGACCTGCCGGACACCGGGATCTCGCAGCGGGACGTGCGCTGGACCGTGGACGAGTCGGGGTCGAACGCCGCGTACGTGGACGACCTGCAACGCGTCCATCTCGTACCGTCCGGGGTGGCCCAGCAGCCGCTGCGCCTGCTCGACCCCACACGGAAAGCGGCCGAGACCTCGCCCGGCTATCACACCCTGACCACGGCCCTGCTGTCGAAGCCGGCCGCGGGCTGGGTGCTGAAGGTGCGCAGCAAGGCGACCGGGAAGACCGTCGGAGGCACGGACGGCGGTGCGGTGCGGGGCGAGCTGAACGTCGACTGGGACCCTGGTTCCACCCTGCCCAACGGCCGGTACGACTGGACGCTCTCCGTCACCCCCGCCGACGGCGTCGGTGCCCCGCTCGAGCTGAGCGGCGAGGTCCGCCTGCTGCGCGGCACCGCGGTCCGGCACGACTACGCGGGCCCGCAGGCGTTCCCCGACGGCACCGGCGATCTGCTCGCGCTCACCTCCTCCGGCACGATCACGTTCCGGCAGGGCGACGGCAAGGGTGCGTTCCCCTCGGCGCTCAGCGCCGGCGGCTGGCCCGCGGGCATCCTGCCCGTCCCGGCCGGGGACATGACCGGGGACCGCTGCAACGACGTCCTGGTCCGGCTGACCAACGGCGGTCTGCGGCTGTACCGGCCGGTGTGCGGGACGGCGCTGAAGCCGACCACGCCGTACACCACGCTGGGTACCACCGGCTGGACGCAGTTCGACGTCCTGACCTCGCCCGGTGACCTGACCAAGGACGGCCGTCCCGACCTGATCGCCCGCAACCCGAAGACCGGTGCGGTGTACCTCTACAAGGGCACCGGCGCGGGCAAGCTGGCCGCTCCCGTGAAGCTCTACGACAACTGGAAGTCGTACAAGAAGATCATCGGCGTCGGTGACCTCAACGGTGACGGGGTCGGCGACCTGCTGGCCCAGGACACGTCCGACAACCTGTACCGCTACATCGGAAAGGGCAACGGCACCTTCACCGCGCGGGTGAAGCTCTTCACCAAGTGGGGGGCCTCGTACAACGCGGTCGTCGGGGCCGGGGACATCACGGGCGACGGGAAGGCGGACCTCGTCGCGCGGGACACCGCGGGCGGGCTGTACCGCCTGCCCGGCACCGGGACCGGCACGTTCGGTGCGCGGGTCAAGATCGGCGCCGGCTGGCAGAGCTACAAGGGCATTTTCTAG
- a CDS encoding GTP cyclohydrolase II, with protein sequence MPDTPAATPRARVRVPLRFPDGYSVDAELVTFHGLADGQEHVAVVLGEPAPGATPLVRLHSECLTGDVFGSARCDCGPQLREAVERIATTGGVLLYLRQEGRGIGLYNKLDAYALQDQGLDTYEANAALGLPEDDRDYTAAAQMLRALGVTALDLLSNNPDKADQLRDLGIDVRDRVPTGVFTTPHNVRYLRAKVLQTQHTLPLADLTGLSAV encoded by the coding sequence ATGCCCGACACCCCCGCCGCCACCCCGCGCGCCCGCGTCCGGGTGCCGCTGCGCTTCCCCGACGGCTACTCCGTGGACGCCGAGCTCGTCACCTTCCACGGTCTCGCGGACGGACAGGAACACGTCGCCGTCGTCCTCGGCGAGCCGGCGCCCGGAGCCACCCCCCTGGTCCGGCTGCACTCCGAGTGCCTCACGGGCGACGTCTTCGGCTCCGCCCGCTGCGACTGCGGGCCGCAGCTGCGGGAAGCGGTCGAGCGCATAGCCACGACCGGCGGAGTCCTGCTCTATCTGCGCCAGGAGGGACGCGGCATCGGCCTCTACAACAAGCTCGACGCGTACGCCCTTCAGGACCAGGGCCTGGACACCTACGAGGCGAACGCGGCGCTCGGCCTGCCCGAGGACGACCGGGACTACACGGCCGCCGCCCAGATGCTGCGCGCCCTGGGCGTCACGGCCCTGGACCTGCTGTCCAACAACCCGGACAAGGCCGACCAGTTGCGGGATCTGGGCATCGACGTCCGGGACCGGGTGCCCACCGGCGTCTTCACGACCCCGCACAACGTGCGCTACCTGCGCGCGAAGGTCCTCCAGACGCAGCACACGCTGCCGCTGGCCGACCTCACCGGGCTGAGCGCGGTCTGA
- a CDS encoding NUDIX domain-containing protein, whose translation MTGPAQTPAGTAPGAHGAVPRPAPGTPGIDVPDPRGRTGLDRHGRDLTGNDRVRLVDVEVLACDWSVLRRTTFDYRHSDGHWSREQRETYDRGDGATILLYDPDRRTVLLTRQFRLPAYVNGHPDGMLLETAAGLLDGDDPREAIRREAAEETGRTVHEVEHVYDVFMSPGSVTERLSFFAAPYDGSAPGADTAGVAAEGEDIAVVELPFTEALGLVRTGAIADAKTIMLLQWAALDGPFGPPAVRPRSAR comes from the coding sequence ATGACCGGGCCCGCGCAGACCCCCGCCGGCACCGCCCCGGGTGCGCACGGCGCCGTCCCGCGCCCCGCGCCCGGTACCCCCGGCATCGACGTCCCGGACCCCCGTGGCCGTACCGGACTCGACCGTCACGGGCGCGACCTCACCGGCAACGACCGGGTCCGTCTCGTGGACGTCGAGGTCCTGGCCTGCGACTGGTCCGTGCTGCGCCGCACCACCTTCGACTACCGGCACAGCGACGGGCACTGGAGCCGCGAGCAGCGCGAGACGTACGACCGGGGCGACGGCGCCACGATCCTCCTCTACGACCCCGACCGCCGTACGGTGCTGCTCACCCGCCAGTTCCGGCTGCCCGCCTACGTCAACGGCCATCCCGACGGCATGCTCCTGGAGACCGCCGCCGGACTGCTGGACGGTGACGACCCGCGCGAGGCGATCCGCCGCGAGGCGGCCGAGGAGACCGGACGGACCGTCCACGAGGTGGAGCACGTGTACGACGTGTTCATGAGCCCCGGTTCGGTCACCGAACGGCTCAGCTTCTTCGCCGCCCCCTACGACGGGTCCGCCCCCGGCGCCGACACGGCGGGCGTGGCGGCCGAGGGCGAGGACATCGCCGTGGTCGAACTTCCCTTCACCGAGGCGCTCGGCCTCGTCCGCACCGGTGCGATCGCGGACGCGAAGACCATCATGCTGCTCCAGTGGGCCGCGCTGGACGGCCCGTTCGGGCCGCCGGCGGTCAGACCGCGCTCAGCCCGGTGA
- a CDS encoding amino acid permease, giving the protein MTDDGTVGGRSSGNLSDEERLAQLGYTQVLARRMSAFSNYAVSFTIISVLSGCLTLYLFGMNTGGPAVITWGWVAVGLMTLFVGLSMAEICSAYPTSAGLYFWAHRLAPPRSAAAWAWFTGWFNVLGQVAVTAGIDFGAASFLGAYLNLQFDFEVTPGRTVLLFAGILVLHGLLNTFGVRIVALLNSVSVWWHVLGVGVIVGALAFVPDTHRSTSFVFGEFVNNTGWGSGVYVVALGLLMAQYTFTGYDASAHMTEETHDASTAGPKGIVRSIWTSWIAGFVLLLGFTYAIQSYDAALASPTGAPPAQILLDALGATAGKLLLLVVIGAQLFCGMASVTANSRMIYAFSRDGALPYSHVWHTVSARTRTPVAAVWLAAGGALVLGLPYLINVTAYAAVTSIAVIGLYIAYVIPTLLRVRKGEAFDRGPWHLGRWSKAIGVVSVVWVAVITVLFMLPQVSPVTWETFNYAPVAVLVVLGFAGGWWQASARNWFLNPEHERTIAREAARAGAPAELPPQ; this is encoded by the coding sequence ATGACAGATGACGGCACAGTGGGCGGCCGGTCCTCCGGGAACCTCTCGGACGAAGAGCGGCTGGCCCAGCTCGGCTACACCCAGGTCCTCGCCCGCCGCATGTCGGCGTTCTCCAACTACGCGGTCTCCTTCACGATCATCTCGGTCCTGTCCGGCTGTCTGACGCTCTATCTGTTCGGCATGAACACGGGCGGCCCGGCGGTGATCACCTGGGGATGGGTCGCCGTCGGGCTGATGACCCTGTTCGTCGGCCTGTCCATGGCCGAGATCTGCTCGGCGTACCCGACCTCCGCGGGTCTGTACTTCTGGGCGCACCGGCTGGCGCCCCCGCGCTCGGCGGCCGCCTGGGCCTGGTTCACGGGCTGGTTCAACGTCCTGGGCCAGGTCGCGGTGACCGCGGGCATCGACTTCGGGGCCGCGTCCTTCCTCGGTGCCTACCTGAACCTCCAGTTCGACTTCGAGGTGACGCCCGGACGCACGGTCCTGCTCTTCGCCGGGATCCTGGTGCTGCACGGCCTGCTGAACACCTTCGGGGTGCGGATCGTCGCGCTGCTGAACAGCGTGAGCGTGTGGTGGCACGTGCTGGGCGTGGGCGTCATCGTCGGGGCGCTGGCCTTCGTCCCCGACACGCACCGGTCGACGTCCTTCGTGTTCGGCGAGTTCGTCAACAACACCGGCTGGGGCAGCGGGGTGTACGTCGTCGCGCTGGGCCTGCTGATGGCCCAGTACACGTTCACCGGCTACGACGCCTCCGCCCACATGACGGAGGAGACGCACGATGCGTCGACGGCCGGCCCCAAGGGCATCGTGCGCTCCATCTGGACCTCGTGGATCGCCGGGTTCGTCCTGCTGCTCGGCTTCACCTACGCCATCCAGTCCTACGACGCCGCACTCGCCTCGCCGACCGGCGCGCCGCCCGCCCAGATCCTGCTCGACGCACTGGGCGCGACGGCGGGCAAACTGCTGCTGCTCGTGGTGATAGGCGCCCAGCTCTTCTGCGGGATGGCGTCGGTCACCGCCAACAGCCGCATGATCTACGCCTTCTCGCGCGACGGCGCGCTGCCGTACTCCCACGTCTGGCACACCGTCAGCGCGCGCACCCGCACACCGGTCGCGGCGGTCTGGCTGGCGGCCGGCGGCGCGCTGGTGCTGGGCCTGCCCTACCTGATCAACGTCACCGCCTACGCGGCCGTGACCTCCATCGCCGTCATCGGCCTCTACATCGCCTACGTCATCCCCACGTTGCTGCGTGTCCGCAAGGGCGAGGCCTTCGACCGGGGGCCGTGGCACCTGGGCCGCTGGTCGAAGGCGATCGGCGTGGTGTCGGTGGTGTGGGTGGCCGTCATCACCGTCCTGTTCATGCTGCCCCAGGTCTCGCCGGTCACCTGGGAGACCTTCAACTACGCCCCGGTCGCCGTCCTCGTCGTCCTGGGCTTCGCGGGCGGCTGGTGGCAAGCTTCCGCCCGCAACTGGTTCCTCAACCCCGAGCACGAACGGACCATCGCCCGGGAGGCGGCACGGGCGGGCGCGCCCGCCGAACTGCCCCCGCAGTGA
- a CDS encoding DEAD/DEAH box helicase: protein MSISSTDHSVVSENNDEPIDLEATALTDTEAAQADAVDETPAAPETTFADLGLPEGVVRKLAQNGVTTPFPIQAATIPDALAGKDILGRGRTGSGKTLSFGLPTLATLAGGHTEKRKPRAVILTPTRELAMQVADALQPYGDVLGLKMKVVCGGTSMSNQIYALERGVDILVATPGRLRDIINRGACSLENVQITVLDEADQMSDLGFLPEVTELLDQVPAGGQRMLFSATMENEISTLVKRYLSNPVTHEVDSAQGNVTTMSHHILIVKPKDKAPVTAAIASRKGRTIIFVRTQLGADRIAEQLRDSGVKADALHGGMTQGARTRTLADFKDGYVNALVATDVAARGIHVDGIDLVLNVDPAGDHKDYLHRAGRTARAGRTGTVVSLSLPHQRRQIFRLMEDAGVDAGRHIIQGGAAFEPEVAEITGARSMTEVQAESAGNAAQQAEREVSELTKELERAQRRATELREEADRLVARVARERGEDPEAAVVAAAEAVVEQNAVTEAPAEAVVAEQPVERPAYEQPRQRRDERGNYERRDDRRDDRGGRSFERRDDRGGFNRDDRGGFGRDRRDGDRGGFRRDERRDDRGGRSFERRDDRGGFNRDRRDERPSGGFRRDDRPSGGFNRDRRDERPSGGFRRDDRPSGGFNRDRRDERPSGGFRRDDRPSGGFNRDDRQSGGFNRDRRDERPSGHRGSDRPFNRDRRDDRPGFRSGGHDRPFGRRDDHRGSGTAGRRDDKPRWKRNG from the coding sequence ATGTCCATTTCCAGTACTGATCACTCCGTCGTGTCCGAGAACAACGACGAGCCGATCGACCTCGAGGCGACCGCCCTCACCGACACCGAGGCCGCTCAGGCCGACGCCGTCGACGAGACCCCCGCGGCCCCCGAGACCACCTTCGCCGACCTCGGCCTCCCCGAGGGCGTCGTGCGCAAGCTCGCGCAGAACGGCGTGACCACCCCCTTCCCGATCCAGGCCGCGACCATCCCGGACGCGCTGGCGGGCAAGGACATCCTCGGCCGCGGCCGCACCGGCTCCGGCAAGACCCTCTCCTTCGGTCTGCCGACCCTGGCCACGCTGGCCGGCGGTCACACCGAGAAGCGCAAGCCGCGCGCCGTCATCCTCACGCCGACGCGTGAGCTGGCGATGCAGGTCGCGGACGCGCTCCAGCCCTACGGCGACGTCCTCGGCCTGAAGATGAAGGTCGTCTGCGGCGGTACGTCGATGAGCAACCAGATCTACGCCCTGGAGCGCGGGGTCGACATCCTCGTCGCCACCCCGGGCCGCCTGCGCGACATCATCAACCGCGGCGCCTGCTCCCTGGAGAACGTGCAGATCACCGTTCTCGACGAGGCCGACCAGATGTCCGACCTGGGCTTCCTGCCCGAGGTCACCGAGCTGCTCGACCAGGTCCCGGCCGGCGGCCAGCGCATGCTGTTCTCCGCCACGATGGAGAACGAGATCTCCACGCTGGTCAAGCGCTACCTGAGCAACCCCGTCACGCACGAGGTCGACAGCGCCCAGGGCAACGTGACGACCATGTCGCACCACATCCTGATCGTGAAGCCCAAGGACAAGGCGCCGGTCACCGCCGCGATCGCCTCCCGCAAGGGCCGCACCATCATCTTCGTCCGCACCCAGCTGGGCGCCGACCGCATCGCCGAGCAGCTGCGCGACTCCGGTGTGAAGGCCGACGCGCTGCACGGCGGCATGACCCAGGGCGCGCGCACCCGCACGCTGGCCGACTTCAAGGACGGTTACGTCAACGCGCTCGTCGCGACCGACGTCGCCGCCCGCGGCATCCACGTCGACGGCATCGACCTCGTGCTCAACGTGGACCCGGCCGGCGACCACAAGGACTACCTGCACCGCGCGGGCCGCACGGCGCGCGCCGGCCGCACCGGCACGGTCGTCTCGCTCTCGCTGCCGCACCAGCGCCGTCAGATCTTCCGTCTGATGGAGGACGCGGGCGTCGACGCCGGGCGTCACATCATCCAGGGCGGCGCCGCCTTCGAGCCGGAGGTCGCCGAGATCACCGGCGCCCGGTCGATGACCGAGGTGCAGGCCGAGTCCGCGGGCAACGCGGCCCAGCAGGCCGAGCGCGAGGTCTCCGAGCTCACCAAGGAGCTGGAGCGTGCCCAGCGGCGCGCGACCGAGCTGCGCGAGGAGGCGGACCGTCTGGTCGCCCGTGTGGCGCGCGAGCGCGGCGAGGACCCGGAGGCGGCTGTCGTCGCGGCCGCCGAGGCGGTCGTGGAGCAGAACGCCGTGACCGAGGCGCCGGCCGAGGCCGTCGTCGCCGAGCAGCCCGTCGAGCGTCCCGCCTACGAGCAGCCGCGTCAGCGCCGTGACGAGCGGGGCAACTACGAGCGCCGCGACGACCGTCGTGACGACCGTGGCGGCCGTTCCTTCGAGCGCCGTGACGACCGTGGCGGCTTCAACCGTGACGACCGCGGCGGCTTCGGCCGTGACCGTCGTGACGGCGACCGCGGCGGGTTCCGCCGTGACGAGCGCCGTGACGACCGCGGCGGCCGTTCCTTCGAGCGCCGTGACGACCGCGGTGGCTTCAACCGTGACCGTCGTGACGAGCGTCCCTCCGGTGGTTTCCGCCGTGACGACCGTCCCTCGGGTGGCTTCAACCGTGACCGTCGTGACGAGCGTCCCTCCGGTGGTTTCCGCCGTGACGACCGTCCCTCGGGCGGCTTCAACCGTGACCGTCGTGACGAGCGCCCCTCCGGTGGCTTCCGTCGCGACGACCGTCCCTCGGGCGGCTTCAACCGCGACGACCGTCAGTCGGGCGGCTTCAACCGCGACCGCCGTGACGAGCGTCCGTCCGGCCACCGGGGCAGCGACCGTCCGTTCAACCGTGACCGTCGCGACGACCGTCCGGGCTTCCGCTCCGGTGGTCACGACCGTCCCTTCGGCCGCCGTGACGACCACCGCGGCTCCGGTACGGCCGGCCGCCGTGACGACAAGCCGCGCTGGAAGCGCAACGGCTGA
- a CDS encoding DeoR/GlpR family DNA-binding transcription regulator, with translation MDVADRLDLTLRLVQGHAQERGLDAGRGGARVSVAELAQRLGVSEMTVRRDLAVLERQGLVRRVHGGAVAARAREEGGGFEARQAWQSATKDRLGAAVAGTVEPGSRVLLDAGTTTVHVAEHLAARGPLTVAVLSLQAALRLADRPGIELLVVGGRSRPGERSLVGPLALRTIESLAFDVFVMSIGGVHAVHGWSEFSLEDAAVKQAGLGQAARTVAVADATKLGVRAFSQVAPLDAVHSFVTDAAAADPATHPGGPQTLDALREAGVVTQLA, from the coding sequence ATGGATGTCGCGGACCGTCTTGATCTGACCCTTCGGCTCGTTCAGGGGCACGCCCAGGAACGCGGGCTCGACGCCGGGCGGGGTGGGGCGCGGGTGTCCGTGGCCGAGCTCGCGCAGCGGCTCGGGGTCTCGGAGATGACCGTGCGCCGGGACCTGGCCGTACTGGAGCGGCAGGGGCTGGTGCGGCGGGTGCACGGCGGGGCCGTCGCCGCGCGGGCGCGGGAGGAGGGCGGCGGCTTCGAGGCGCGGCAGGCCTGGCAGTCGGCGACCAAGGACCGGCTCGGCGCGGCCGTCGCCGGGACGGTCGAGCCGGGGTCACGGGTGCTGCTGGACGCCGGGACCACCACGGTGCACGTCGCGGAACACCTCGCCGCACGCGGTCCGTTGACGGTCGCGGTGCTCAGCCTCCAGGCGGCGCTGCGGCTGGCCGACCGGCCCGGCATCGAGCTGCTGGTCGTGGGGGGCCGTTCCCGCCCGGGCGAGCGCTCCCTCGTCGGCCCGCTCGCCCTGCGCACCATCGAATCCCTCGCCTTCGACGTGTTCGTGATGTCGATCGGCGGGGTGCACGCCGTGCACGGCTGGTCGGAGTTCTCCCTGGAGGACGCGGCCGTCAAGCAGGCGGGGCTCGGCCAGGCCGCCCGCACGGTCGCCGTCGCCGACGCCACCAAGCTGGGCGTACGCGCCTTCAGCCAGGTCGCCCCGCTCGACGCCGTGCACTCCTTCGTCACCGACGCCGCCGCCGCGGACCCCGCCACCCATCCCGGCGGCCCGCAGACCCTGGACGCCCTGCGTGAGGCGGGCGTCGTGACCCAGCTGGCCTGA
- a CDS encoding metallopeptidase family protein produces MLEMTREEFEELVAEALDRIPPELTRLMDNVAVFVEDEPPAEDPELLGLYEGTPLTDRGEWYAGVLPDRITIYRGPTLRMCGTREEVVAETEVTVVHEIAHHFGIDDARLHALGYG; encoded by the coding sequence GTGCTGGAGATGACGCGCGAGGAGTTCGAGGAACTGGTCGCCGAGGCGCTGGACCGGATTCCGCCGGAATTGACGCGGCTGATGGACAACGTCGCGGTGTTCGTCGAGGACGAGCCGCCCGCGGAGGATCCCGAGCTGCTCGGGCTGTACGAGGGAACCCCGCTGACCGACCGGGGGGAGTGGTACGCCGGGGTGCTGCCGGACCGGATCACGATCTACCGGGGGCCGACGCTGCGGATGTGCGGGACACGGGAGGAGGTCGTCGCGGAGACCGAGGTGACGGTGGTGCACGAGATCGCCCACCACTTCGGTATCGACGACGCGCGGCTGCACGCCCTCGGCTACGGCTGA
- a CDS encoding DUF4406 domain-containing protein → MEPLMILVAGPYRAGTGDDPGKLAANVRAMNEVALVLYRAGHLPVTGEALALPLLETAGGAAPGDPLFDEIFHPVAERLLERCDAVLRVGGPSEGADRMVERGRAAGKRIYAGLAEVPGLTEAAGVPGPTGVDTAAATAAGRR, encoded by the coding sequence GTGGAACCACTGATGATCCTCGTCGCCGGCCCGTACCGTGCGGGCACCGGCGACGACCCCGGCAAGCTCGCGGCCAACGTGCGGGCCATGAACGAGGTCGCCCTCGTGCTGTACCGCGCGGGGCACCTGCCCGTCACCGGCGAGGCGCTCGCGCTTCCCCTGCTGGAGACGGCGGGCGGCGCCGCCCCCGGTGACCCGCTCTTCGACGAGATCTTCCACCCCGTCGCCGAACGCCTGCTGGAGCGCTGCGACGCCGTCCTGCGGGTCGGCGGCCCGTCCGAGGGGGCCGACCGGATGGTCGAGCGGGGCCGCGCCGCGGGCAAGCGGATCTACGCCGGCCTCGCCGAGGTCCCCGGCCTCACCGAAGCCGCCGGCGTCCCCGGTCCCACCGGCGTGGACACCGCCGCCGCCACCGCCGCAGGCCGCCGATGA